Within Raineyella sp. W15-4, the genomic segment CGCGGCGATCACAGCGGTGGCGATGTTGCCGACCGTGTTCTCCACACTCGCCTTGTCCTTCGGTTTGCGGACCCGCCCCGGCAGCACGGCCGCCGAGTAGTGCGCGGCGAGTTCTCGGTAGGCGTCGTTCAGGACAATCTCACCCTCACGGGGGTGGGTGATCACGCCGGTCTTCAGGTTGTCCGACACGATCCGGGGCACCGAACCGCCGAAGAACTCGAACATCGCCACATGCGCCCTTAGCCAACTGTCCTGACGCATGTCCACGGTCGGCTCCACGAACGCATACCGGCTGAACGGCAGACACCCCACGAACAGATACACCCGCTGCGACGTCCCTGCCACCGGATCGACCAGGCGCATCGTGGGGCCCGACCAATCGACCTCGACAGTCCTGCCGGCCTTGTGACCGACCCGCGAGGACGCGCCGGTCACCAGCAGATACCGGCCGTAGGACTTGCAGAACCGGTCATAGCCCATCGCCACACCCCCGGCACCCGTCGTGGCGTCGACGTACTCGGCGTGCAGCAGCCGCAGCGTCACCCCGACCCGCGCCAACTCCCGGTGCACCCGGGCCCAGTCCGGCTCGCTGAACACACTCACGTGCTCGTCCCGGCCCGGGAACAACAACGAGTAGACCTCGGCATCAGTCAAGTCGGCGACCTCATCCCAGCCGACCCCAGCCTGATCAGCAGCGTCGATCACCGCCGCGACGCTGTGACGCGACATCTGCTGGGACGCGGCGATCGCTCGCCCTGACAGGCCCTCGGCCCGGAGGCGAAGCACGGACTTCGCCTGAATCCTTCGTACCATTGCGATACTCCTTCTGCCATGCGGTAGGCGCATGGCAGAAGGAGCCTGACAGGGCGGCGCCGAACCACGCCAACCCCGGCGCTCACGTCGAATAATCCCTGCCCCGGACGGTGGCGCTCGAACCCACTACCGGTGGTGCCCCTGAGGCCGAATATTCACGGCAGCGATCAGCGGCCCGCTGACTACTGATCGATCATGTGTGGGATGTGCGCGGCGGGCGGATCAGCCCAGGACTGGTTCACGGCCGGGATCGAGGACAGCGCCCGAGGGCGGCTCAGGGTGAGGACGGCGGTGGCAGCCCTGTTGACGCCACTGGTCGACGCGAGGCGACACCGGGTTGTGTACGACCCCCAGACCCGATCCTGGCTGGTCAGGCAGGCAACCGGTCGGTGCACGCGCCACACCTCGCTCGACGGGCTTATCGACCACTTTCTGAGCGACCGGTCGCTCCAGGAGGAGGCCGTCATCAGGATGCTCGCCGCGCACACATCATCAGAACGGATCCCTGAGGACCGGCGCACGACGACGGCAGTCCAGCTGGACGACACGGGATGGGCCGCGTTCGGGATCTGGATCTCCAGCCGGCGGCGGGACCCTCCGGCGTCAGGAGCACATGAGCGCTATCGCGTCGTGACACCCGGTGGGCGGCTGTCGGTCTGGCACGACGGAGAAGCCGTGCACAGTGCAGCGGACCTCGCCCGCGATGCGCCCCAGGGATCCGAACTCACGATTCGGAGTTGACCAAGTGAATGTCAAGACAGCACACAAAACCATCGGGTACCTCGCAACCGGAGGAACGATCTCGAGCACACCGGCGTCCGCCGGAGCGGGGGTGACGCCCAGCCTGACGGCGGAGGACCTGATCGCCGCAGCACATCCCGAGACGGATGGGGTGGCCTTCGTAGCCGAGCAGATCTCGCAACTGGCGAGCTCCTCGTTCGACTTCCGGCTCCTGCGGACGCTGCACGGGAGAGTCACTCATCTCGCCCGGGAAGGCGTCGACGGGATCGTGATCACCCAGGGGACCGACACGTTGGAGGAGACCGCGTTCTTCTTCAACTCGGTGTGGGACAGAACGACTCCGGTGGTGCTGACCGGCGCAATGCGCAACCCGGGCGAGATCGGCGCCGACGGCGCAAGGAATCTTCGCACCGCCGTGGCCGTCGCGAGCGACCCGGCGTTCGTCGGGCTCGGCCCTCTGGTCGTGATGAACGACGAGGTGTTCGCCGCCGGCGCCGTTCGCAAGGCGCACACCAGCGCGGTCGACGCCTTTGTGTCGACCGCGGGGACAGCCATCGGGATGGTCACCGAGGGGACACCACGACTGTTCAGCACACCGCGGCGCAGCGACCCCCAACGCTATGGAGCCGGTGACCCCAAGGTGGCCCTCTACCGCTGCTCCCTCGGCGACTCCGACGACATCCTCCGGATGATCGAGGACGGCGATTTCGACGGCCTCGTGATCGAAGGATTCGGCGGCGGACATGTGCCGGCATGGCAGATGCCCACCATCGAGCGAATCGCAGGCCGGATGCCAGTGGTGCTCAGCTCGCGGACGGGTCAGGGGTCGGTCCTGGAACGGACCTACGGATTCCCCGGCAGCGAGACCGATCTTCGCCGCCACGGCCTCGTCCCGAGCGGCACACTCAACGGCCTGCAGGCCCGAATTTTGCTCTGGATTCTGCTGTCCCGGAGTGCAGGCCCCCAGGAGATCCGGGAGGCATACGCAGCATGCTGACCGGCCCCGGCAGACATCACCCGAGTATTCACGACCAGATGAGAACCAGGTAAGAAAGGACCAACGACCATGACAATCAAGGAAACCCTTGCGCCCGACGGACTTGACCTCAGCTCCGGCAGTTTCGCAAAGATCCCGACCCGCGAGGTGAGGCGTGGAGGGACCCTGGCGTTCTTCGCGTGGACACTCGCGGTGTACGACTTCATCCTGTTCGGCACCCTCCTGCCGAGGATCAAGGAGAGCTTCGGCTGGAGCGAGACCACGGCACTCCTCGCCAACACGCTCGTCTCGATCGGCGTGTTCATCGTGGTGATCCTGGTCGGCCTCGTGGTCGATCGGATCGGACGCCGGCGCGGCATGATGATCACCGTCGGAGGCGCGGCCGCATCCTCCTTCCTCACCGGCATCTCGACCGGCATGGCCTCGCTCGTCGGCTTCCGGGCGCTGTCCGGATTCGGCATGGCCGAGCAGTCGGTCAACGCGACCTACCTCAACGAGGTCCTTGCCCTCGCCGAGTCCGAGAAGATCCGCCGCAACCGCGGCTTCATCTACAGCTTCGTCCAGACCGGATGGCCCATCGGCGCCCTCCTCGCTGCCGCGTTCATCGCCGGGATCAACGGCATCTTCGGGGAAGGGTCCTGGCGCTTGTCGTTCATCATCGCCACCGTCCCGGCAC encodes:
- the istA gene encoding IS21 family transposase, whose amino-acid sequence is MVRRIQAKSVLRLRAEGLSGRAIAASQQMSRHSVAAVIDAADQAGVGWDEVADLTDAEVYSLLFPGRDEHVSVFSEPDWARVHRELARVGVTLRLLHAEYVDATTGAGGVAMGYDRFCKSYGRYLLVTGASSRVGHKAGRTVEVDWSGPTMRLVDPVAGTSQRVYLFVGCLPFSRYAFVEPTVDMRQDSWLRAHVAMFEFFGGSVPRIVSDNLKTGVITHPREGEIVLNDAYRELAAHYSAAVLPGRVRKPKDKASVENTVGNIATAVIAALREETFTTLTQLRAAIRERLADYNATPFQKRAGSRTSVFTSEEAPLLRPLPVVAFEISQWVRGRRVGRDGHVVWAKNRYSVPFVHIGTHVDLRISDTTLEVWRHDERLASHPLLAATAVNQYRTRPADLPDGKPWREWDPDRVRAWAGRIGPDTTTVVDRIFASVTIEEQGLNAALAVLRLSRRYSAPRLEAASRIALTAGIRTPRYAHLAPILATGQDKTRPDHTPPPRESADAGFVRGADYYAGGSR
- a CDS encoding asparaginase, with product MQRTSPAMRPRDPNSRFGVDQVNVKTAHKTIGYLATGGTISSTPASAGAGVTPSLTAEDLIAAAHPETDGVAFVAEQISQLASSSFDFRLLRTLHGRVTHLAREGVDGIVITQGTDTLEETAFFFNSVWDRTTPVVLTGAMRNPGEIGADGARNLRTAVAVASDPAFVGLGPLVVMNDEVFAAGAVRKAHTSAVDAFVSTAGTAIGMVTEGTPRLFSTPRRSDPQRYGAGDPKVALYRCSLGDSDDILRMIEDGDFDGLVIEGFGGGHVPAWQMPTIERIAGRMPVVLSSRTGQGSVLERTYGFPGSETDLRRHGLVPSGTLNGLQARILLWILLSRSAGPQEIREAYAAC